The following proteins are co-located in the Myxococcus fulvus genome:
- a CDS encoding nucleotidyltransferase domain-containing protein, translated as MTARPGPSPLVGLLRAWPGPPEMRAPQGAEADAFVKGAVRHGLAGFVAHAVGQAGWQLPSESSALLRRESLAGAARSLQVKALLLKSLEALSREGIVPVSLKGYGLALRLYPDPLQRATRDVDLLVSRTEVATAVHQLSSLGLTVRPSRDGRHAHVDSHHLELEGKAGLVELHFRALAGWGRALEGDALLARAVEGTVDGQRVRWLRPEDEAVYLALHASHHLLQRLAWLFDLKLLAARGLDWERVIEGARDTGLPQLVFHGWEVARRLLGAPVPEDVLAALAPAGWRRRLGRRFFSEPRLVATELVHSRPRWMAAKLLLSPEPVAMVRYALRRLDTLLRGPPDR; from the coding sequence ATGACGGCCCGCCCAGGCCCGAGCCCCCTCGTCGGGCTGCTGCGCGCCTGGCCCGGGCCCCCCGAGATGCGCGCTCCCCAGGGCGCCGAGGCGGACGCCTTCGTGAAGGGCGCCGTGCGCCACGGCCTCGCCGGCTTCGTGGCCCACGCGGTGGGACAGGCGGGGTGGCAGCTCCCCTCGGAGTCGAGCGCGCTGCTGCGCCGGGAGTCCCTGGCCGGCGCGGCCCGCTCGCTCCAGGTCAAGGCGCTCCTGCTCAAGAGTCTGGAGGCGCTGTCCCGCGAGGGCATCGTCCCCGTGTCGCTCAAGGGCTACGGCCTGGCGCTGAGGCTGTACCCGGACCCGCTCCAGCGCGCCACGCGCGACGTGGACCTGCTCGTGTCCCGCACCGAGGTGGCGACGGCGGTGCATCAGCTCTCCAGCCTGGGGCTGACGGTGCGCCCGTCGCGGGATGGGCGCCACGCGCACGTGGACTCGCACCACCTGGAGCTGGAGGGGAAGGCGGGGCTCGTGGAGCTGCACTTCCGCGCGCTGGCGGGCTGGGGACGGGCGCTCGAGGGCGACGCGCTGTTGGCGCGCGCGGTGGAGGGGACGGTGGACGGCCAGCGGGTGCGGTGGCTGCGTCCCGAGGACGAGGCCGTCTACCTGGCTCTCCACGCCAGCCACCACCTGCTGCAGCGCCTGGCGTGGCTGTTCGACCTGAAGCTCCTGGCGGCGCGGGGCCTGGACTGGGAGCGCGTCATCGAGGGCGCTCGGGACACGGGGCTGCCCCAGCTCGTCTTCCACGGCTGGGAGGTGGCGAGGCGGCTGTTGGGCGCGCCGGTGCCGGAGGACGTCCTGGCGGCGCTCGCGCCCGCGGGGTGGCGCAGGCGCCTGGGGCGGAGGTTCTTCTCCGAGCCGCGACTGGTGGCGACCGAGCTGGTGCACAGCCGGCCCCGGTGGATGGCGGCGAAGCTGCTCCTGTCGCCCGAGCCCGTGGCGATGGTCCGCTATGCGCTGCGGCGCCTGGACACCCTGCTGCGCGGCCCGCCCGACAGGTGA
- a CDS encoding nucleotidyltransferase family protein codes for MPLSLLDTFRVLASFDPPRGALKGAPWEEYVDWAIAQGLAPLAAYNLEYRLGASAAPEWARDRLLSVYQGSVNDNVMKLVNFKQVVDELEGRKLVLMGSAAFAEALYPHIGFRPVLELQLLLRRMDVDGFAGFLSNHEFKPEADTSHSGATKVVTDGRTAIHLYSDILGPQRREQTAGIIERAKPMKVYGPSMYRADLEDSVLLLCLEHARQGYDVPWLSFIDLRELVTGAKWMGGVYSRPLDVPALLARAADWRLERALYTSLSIIARLFPEAAADATAALPPLRRATRELLDRTVVGPVSTPGRTSALRGLERVRRLLTGQ; via the coding sequence ATGCCGCTCAGCCTGCTCGACACCTTCCGCGTCCTCGCCTCGTTCGACCCACCGCGAGGTGCCCTCAAGGGCGCGCCCTGGGAGGAGTACGTGGACTGGGCCATCGCCCAGGGCCTGGCGCCGCTGGCGGCCTACAACCTGGAGTACCGCCTGGGCGCCTCCGCCGCGCCCGAGTGGGCCCGCGACAGGCTGCTCTCCGTCTACCAGGGCTCCGTCAACGACAACGTGATGAAGCTCGTCAACTTCAAGCAGGTCGTCGACGAGCTCGAAGGACGCAAGCTGGTCCTCATGGGCTCGGCCGCCTTCGCCGAGGCGCTCTATCCGCACATCGGCTTCCGCCCCGTGCTCGAGCTCCAACTGCTCCTGCGCCGCATGGACGTGGACGGCTTCGCCGGCTTCCTCTCCAACCACGAGTTCAAGCCGGAGGCGGACACCTCCCACAGCGGCGCCACCAAGGTCGTCACCGACGGCCGCACCGCCATCCACCTCTACTCCGACATCCTGGGTCCCCAGCGCCGCGAGCAGACCGCCGGCATCATCGAGCGCGCCAAGCCGATGAAGGTCTACGGCCCCTCCATGTACCGGGCCGACCTGGAGGATTCGGTCCTCCTGCTCTGCCTGGAGCACGCGCGTCAGGGGTACGACGTACCCTGGCTGTCCTTCATCGACCTTCGCGAGCTCGTCACGGGCGCCAAGTGGATGGGCGGTGTCTACTCGCGTCCGCTGGATGTGCCCGCGCTGCTCGCCCGGGCCGCCGACTGGCGCCTGGAGCGCGCCCTGTACACGTCGCTGTCCATCATCGCCCGCCTCTTCCCGGAGGCCGCCGCCGACGCCACCGCCGCGCTGCCGCCCCTGCGCCGGGCGACGCGCGAGTTGTTGGACCGCACGGTGGTGGGTCCAGTCAGCACCCCCGGCCGGACCTCGGCTCTCAGAGGCTTGGAAAGAGTGCGCCGCCTGCTCACCGGGCAGTGA
- a CDS encoding UDP-glucose dehydrogenase family protein gives MRIAIIGTGYVGLVAGTCFADSGNDVTCVDIDERKIRMLQAGEVPIYEPGLEELIKKNVREKRLFFTRDLPEAVSNAHVVFIAVGTPEGETGDADLQYVLAAAEQIGKAMKQYTVVVDKSTVPVGTADKVREAIRKVTSVEFDVVSNPEFLKEGAALDDFLKPDRVVIGVDSERGRKVMGELYAPFVRTENPVLFMDTRSAELTKYAANAMLATRISFMNDISALCEKVGADVDFVRKGLGSDKRIGYPFLFPGVGYGGSCFPKDVKALGATAREFGLELDLLRAVERTNERQKKLLVNKAAKHFGGSLEGKKFGVWGLAFKPKTDDMREAPSIEVIEGLIGKGASVVAHDPVATHTARRVFGDRIRYASVPYEALEGVDGLFVVTEWNEFRHPDFERMKSLMKAPVIFDGRNVFDPTRMRELGFTYYGIGRR, from the coding sequence ATGCGTATCGCCATCATCGGAACGGGCTACGTCGGCCTGGTCGCGGGCACCTGCTTCGCGGACTCGGGCAACGACGTCACGTGCGTGGACATCGACGAGCGGAAGATCCGGATGCTCCAGGCGGGCGAGGTGCCCATCTACGAGCCCGGGCTCGAGGAGCTCATCAAGAAGAACGTGCGCGAGAAGCGCCTGTTCTTCACGCGCGACCTGCCGGAGGCCGTCTCCAACGCGCACGTGGTGTTCATCGCGGTGGGCACGCCCGAGGGCGAGACGGGCGACGCCGACCTCCAGTACGTGCTGGCCGCCGCCGAGCAGATCGGCAAGGCGATGAAGCAGTACACGGTGGTGGTGGACAAGAGCACCGTGCCCGTGGGCACCGCGGACAAGGTGCGCGAGGCCATCCGCAAGGTGACGAGCGTGGAGTTCGACGTCGTCTCCAACCCGGAGTTCCTCAAGGAGGGCGCCGCGCTGGACGACTTCCTCAAGCCGGACCGCGTCGTCATCGGCGTGGACTCCGAGCGCGGCCGCAAGGTGATGGGCGAGCTGTACGCGCCCTTCGTGCGCACCGAGAACCCGGTGCTCTTCATGGACACGCGCTCGGCGGAGCTGACCAAGTACGCCGCCAACGCGATGCTCGCCACGCGCATCTCGTTCATGAACGACATCTCCGCGCTCTGCGAGAAGGTGGGCGCGGACGTGGACTTCGTGCGCAAGGGCCTGGGCTCCGACAAGCGCATCGGCTACCCGTTCCTCTTCCCGGGTGTGGGCTACGGCGGCTCCTGCTTCCCCAAGGACGTGAAGGCGCTGGGCGCCACCGCGCGCGAGTTCGGCCTGGAGCTGGACCTGCTGCGCGCCGTGGAGCGCACCAACGAGCGGCAGAAGAAGCTGCTGGTGAACAAGGCGGCCAAGCACTTCGGCGGCTCGCTGGAGGGCAAGAAGTTCGGCGTGTGGGGCCTGGCCTTCAAGCCGAAGACGGACGACATGCGCGAGGCGCCGTCCATCGAGGTCATCGAGGGCCTCATCGGCAAGGGCGCCTCGGTGGTGGCGCACGACCCGGTGGCCACGCACACGGCCAGGCGCGTCTTCGGTGACCGCATCCGCTACGCCAGCGTGCCCTACGAGGCGCTGGAGGGCGTGGACGGGCTCTTCGTCGTCACGGAGTGGAACGAGTTCCGCCACCCGGACTTCGAGCGCATGAAGTCGCTGATGAAGGCGCCGGTCATCTTCGACGGCCGCAACGTGTTCGACCCCACGCGCATGCGCGAGCTGGGCTTCACGTACTACGGCATCGGCCGGCGGTGA
- a CDS encoding acyltransferase family protein, with product MSRGGSLDALTGLRFFAALHVVLFHFARPALAPAPQWLQDLVGAGFSAVGVFFVLSGFVLAWNYLDADGRMETGTRAFLAARVARVYPVYLLTFLLSAPPTMLASFASNAWHVAAVKLAVAAVATLALVQAWVPLLALYWNPPGWSVAVEAFFYALFPRLARGLSRLRPSLLPVALGATWVLGLVPPVLYLALRPDGLDTVDAHAWGTWLAVLKFAPLSRLPEFLFGVLLGWCFVRERQAGVAKGSGAVLAALGAALLVAAGAAGERIPYVLMHNALLAPASGLLVYGLARGGGLLGRVLSRPWVVHLGSASYALYLLQYPAGEAAMKLERVLSPWVDLNTPWGWLGSVLLLALPASVLVHRYVETPMRSRVRKALQPWVDAEGASTRARPVAPGA from the coding sequence GTGAGCCGGGGCGGTTCACTCGATGCGTTGACGGGGCTGCGCTTCTTCGCGGCCCTGCATGTCGTGCTGTTCCACTTCGCGCGTCCGGCCCTGGCGCCGGCGCCCCAGTGGCTGCAGGACCTGGTGGGCGCGGGCTTCTCGGCCGTGGGCGTGTTCTTCGTCCTGTCCGGCTTCGTGCTCGCCTGGAACTACCTGGACGCGGACGGGCGCATGGAGACGGGCACGCGCGCCTTCCTCGCGGCCCGCGTGGCCCGCGTCTATCCCGTCTACCTGCTCACCTTCCTGTTGTCCGCGCCGCCCACAATGCTCGCCTCGTTCGCGAGCAACGCGTGGCACGTGGCCGCCGTGAAGCTCGCGGTGGCGGCGGTGGCGACGCTGGCCCTGGTGCAGGCGTGGGTGCCGCTGCTCGCGCTGTACTGGAACCCGCCGGGCTGGTCCGTGGCGGTGGAGGCGTTCTTCTACGCGCTGTTCCCCCGGCTCGCGCGCGGGCTGTCGCGCCTGCGGCCCTCGCTCTTGCCGGTGGCGCTGGGCGCGACGTGGGTGCTGGGGCTCGTGCCGCCGGTGCTTTATCTCGCGCTGCGGCCCGATGGGCTGGACACGGTGGACGCGCACGCGTGGGGCACGTGGCTGGCGGTGCTCAAGTTCGCGCCGCTCTCGCGCCTGCCGGAGTTCCTCTTCGGCGTGCTGCTGGGCTGGTGCTTCGTGCGCGAGCGGCAGGCGGGTGTGGCGAAGGGCTCGGGCGCGGTGCTGGCGGCCTTGGGCGCGGCGCTGCTGGTGGCGGCGGGCGCGGCGGGCGAGCGGATTCCCTACGTGCTGATGCACAACGCGCTGCTGGCGCCCGCGTCGGGGCTGCTCGTGTACGGGCTGGCGCGGGGTGGGGGACTGCTGGGCCGGGTGCTGTCGCGCCCGTGGGTGGTGCACCTGGGCTCGGCGAGCTACGCGCTGTACCTGCTCCAGTACCCCGCGGGCGAGGCCGCGATGAAGCTGGAGCGCGTGCTGTCGCCGTGGGTGGACCTCAACACGCCGTGGGGCTGGTTGGGCTCGGTGCTGCTGTTGGCGCTGCCCGCGTCCGTGCTGGTGCACCGCTACGTGGAGACGCCGATGCGCTCGCGGGTGCGCAAGGCGCTGCAGCCGTGGGTGGACGCGGAGGGTGCATCCACACGCGCGCGGCCGGTGGCGCCGGGGGCCTGA
- a CDS encoding O-antigen ligase family protein — translation MAPSQRSSSRYTRLAEVALATLVVVCPLALGGAAKWVLFPLGLLSGAAALLACIGARRHGQSLRFPLLAVPLAAGAALCAVQLVPLPSGVLGLLSPEAAALREFALEPLGLGGARPVSLDPPATWRELSKHVAYLFVFLATVQVSRSRDSRRRLLAVVTFTGAAVTLVGLGHALMGVTSLFGLRSWVHAHPTLVTFFGNPNHLAGFLGLGASVGVGLALTMRPPMKALPYALAAGACGLGVVLTLSRGGIVFLVLGQGLLVLWLARRRREERRGAASARSFVPVLGLVAVLAVGAYAVAEPLWAEARSADSLEKLGQSKVSLWPMMASAAAAFPALGMGRGAFEAAFPRYQSELNPNTLTHPENAVLQLAAELGLPGLMLLVLAVWGFARLARREGLDALEVSALAGVAALALHNLFDFSLELPACAVAALVVLGTVARPRERDTADAWALPSSLVSLGASGVLTALALVALQPGASRLSDAETELAEQVRARAPVETVHARGLELIDRHPADYLLYRLVASAHAARGVEGASQTLAFVNRALYLAPLDAVSHRVAAHALLATGHRSQAFLEYRLAYEAGEKGALVGDAVRRARTVEDLVAMTPDSPDIAGALLDALSWHLNRPELALAYGAWAREHFEGRPGVTALWAREARLRLTRKELPEAEAACVQVERRAPGERDTALLRAEVLRGRGESDAALRDLEALRSRHPEDLELALILASWQMDAGLTRRARQTLQSVGGLVTDYRQRARLLSMEADGLEREGLLSRAMDRRQTVARLLPSAEAYFAVARLQESLKRYDAAARSVSEGLALLPPDAREAARAWMTRLESAERARVDSRRKELLSDPRAQELEHLLGESREPLVEP, via the coding sequence ATGGCCCCCTCGCAACGCAGCAGCTCCCGGTACACCCGGCTCGCCGAAGTGGCCCTGGCCACGCTCGTCGTCGTGTGTCCGCTGGCGCTCGGCGGCGCGGCGAAGTGGGTGCTCTTCCCGCTGGGCCTCCTCTCCGGCGCGGCGGCGCTGCTGGCGTGTATCGGCGCGCGGCGGCACGGGCAGTCGCTGCGCTTCCCCCTCCTGGCCGTGCCCCTGGCGGCGGGCGCGGCGCTGTGCGCGGTGCAGCTCGTCCCCTTGCCCTCGGGCGTGTTGGGGCTGTTGAGCCCGGAGGCCGCGGCGCTGCGGGAGTTCGCGCTGGAGCCCCTGGGCCTGGGCGGCGCGCGGCCCGTGTCGCTGGACCCGCCGGCCACGTGGCGTGAGCTGTCGAAGCACGTGGCGTACCTGTTCGTCTTCCTCGCCACGGTGCAGGTGTCGCGCTCCAGGGACAGCCGTCGCAGGCTGCTCGCGGTGGTGACCTTCACGGGCGCGGCGGTGACGCTGGTGGGGTTGGGCCACGCGCTGATGGGCGTGACGTCGTTGTTCGGTTTGCGCTCCTGGGTGCACGCGCATCCGACGCTGGTGACGTTCTTCGGCAACCCCAACCACCTGGCGGGCTTCCTCGGGCTGGGGGCGTCGGTGGGCGTGGGGCTGGCGCTCACGATGCGTCCTCCCATGAAGGCGCTGCCGTATGCGCTGGCGGCGGGCGCGTGTGGGCTGGGCGTGGTGCTGACGCTGTCGCGGGGCGGCATCGTGTTCCTCGTCCTCGGTCAGGGCCTGCTCGTGCTGTGGCTCGCGCGAAGGCGCCGCGAGGAGCGACGCGGTGCCGCGTCCGCGCGGAGCTTCGTCCCGGTGCTGGGGCTCGTGGCGGTGCTGGCCGTGGGCGCGTACGCGGTGGCGGAGCCGCTCTGGGCCGAGGCCCGCTCGGCGGACAGCCTGGAGAAGCTGGGGCAGTCCAAGGTGTCGCTGTGGCCGATGATGGCGAGCGCGGCCGCGGCCTTCCCGGCGCTGGGCATGGGGCGCGGCGCGTTCGAGGCGGCCTTCCCGCGCTACCAGTCCGAGCTCAATCCGAACACGCTCACGCATCCGGAGAACGCCGTGCTCCAACTGGCGGCGGAGCTGGGGCTGCCGGGATTGATGTTGCTGGTCCTGGCCGTCTGGGGCTTCGCGCGGCTGGCACGACGCGAGGGGCTGGACGCGCTGGAGGTGTCCGCGCTCGCGGGCGTGGCGGCGCTGGCCCTGCACAACCTCTTCGACTTCAGCCTGGAGCTGCCTGCCTGTGCGGTGGCGGCGCTGGTGGTGCTTGGCACGGTGGCGCGTCCTCGTGAGCGCGACACCGCGGACGCGTGGGCGCTGCCGTCGTCCCTCGTCTCGCTGGGCGCCAGTGGTGTGCTGACGGCGTTGGCGTTGGTGGCCCTGCAGCCCGGCGCCTCGCGACTCTCGGACGCGGAGACCGAGCTGGCGGAGCAGGTCCGCGCGCGGGCGCCGGTGGAGACGGTGCATGCGCGGGGCCTCGAACTCATCGACCGGCACCCGGCGGACTACCTGCTGTATCGACTGGTGGCCTCCGCGCACGCGGCGCGAGGTGTCGAGGGCGCCAGCCAGACGCTGGCCTTCGTGAATCGCGCGCTGTACCTGGCGCCGCTGGACGCGGTGTCACATCGGGTCGCGGCGCACGCGCTGCTGGCGACGGGGCATCGCTCGCAGGCCTTCCTGGAGTACCGGCTGGCGTACGAGGCGGGCGAGAAGGGCGCGCTCGTGGGCGACGCGGTCCGCCGGGCGCGCACGGTGGAGGACCTGGTGGCGATGACGCCGGACTCGCCCGACATCGCGGGCGCGCTGCTGGACGCGCTGTCCTGGCACCTGAATCGTCCGGAGCTCGCGCTGGCCTATGGCGCCTGGGCGCGAGAGCACTTCGAGGGGCGCCCTGGCGTCACGGCGCTGTGGGCTCGCGAGGCGCGGCTGCGGCTGACGCGCAAGGAGCTGCCCGAGGCGGAGGCCGCCTGCGTGCAGGTCGAGCGTCGAGCGCCGGGTGAGCGCGACACCGCGCTTCTGCGCGCCGAGGTGCTCCGGGGGCGAGGGGAGAGTGACGCCGCGCTGAGGGACCTCGAGGCCCTGCGCTCACGTCACCCCGAGGACCTGGAGCTGGCCCTCATCCTGGCCTCCTGGCAGATGGACGCGGGCCTGACGCGGCGGGCGCGCCAGACACTCCAGTCGGTAGGTGGCCTGGTCACGGACTACCGTCAGCGGGCGCGCCTCTTGTCGATGGAGGCGGACGGGCTCGAGCGGGAGGGGCTCCTGTCGCGCGCGATGGACCGGCGACAGACGGTGGCCCGGCTCCTGCCGAGCGCGGAGGCCTACTTCGCGGTGGCGCGGCTGCAGGAGTCGCTCAAGCGCTACGACGCGGCGGCCCGCTCGGTGAGCGAGGGACTGGCGCTCTTGCCGCCCGATGCCCGCGAGGCCGCGCGTGCCTGGATGACGCGGCTGGAGTCCGCCGAGCGTGCTCGCGTGGACTCGCGTCGCAAGGAACTCTTGAGCGACCCGCGCGCGCAGGAGCTGGAGCACCTGCTGGGAGAATCCCGCGAGCCGCTCGTGGAACCCTGA
- a CDS encoding aminoacyl-tRNA deacylase — translation MIPASIQYYLRRNRVLYERYWHPRAVSAQELAEALHVSGWRVAKSVIVMADRQPWIFVVPAAGTVDLERVRELLGVRTARLATEREFADHFPDCETGAEPPFGELYGLPVAVDETLSLTEHLLFRAGSHEEALEMRFQDFATLEWPLVASFIHERLQPSASAVTVIPPILMEQDAPIPA, via the coding sequence GTGATTCCGGCTTCCATCCAATACTATCTGCGTCGCAACCGAGTCCTCTACGAGCGTTACTGGCATCCTCGGGCCGTCAGTGCCCAGGAGCTGGCCGAGGCGCTCCATGTCTCCGGCTGGCGCGTGGCCAAGTCCGTCATCGTGATGGCGGACCGTCAGCCCTGGATTTTCGTCGTCCCCGCGGCGGGCACCGTGGATTTGGAGCGCGTACGCGAGCTGCTCGGCGTGCGCACGGCCCGGCTCGCCACCGAGCGGGAGTTCGCGGACCACTTCCCGGACTGCGAGACCGGGGCGGAGCCGCCCTTCGGCGAGCTGTACGGCCTGCCCGTGGCGGTGGATGAGACCCTGAGCCTCACCGAGCACCTGCTCTTCCGCGCGGGCTCGCACGAGGAGGCCCTGGAGATGCGCTTCCAGGACTTCGCCACGCTGGAGTGGCCGCTCGTCGCCTCGTTCATCCACGAGCGGCTGCAACCCTCAGCCTCGGCCGTCACCGTCATCCCTCCCATCCTGATGGAGCAGGACGCGCCGATTCCGGCGTGA
- the astB gene encoding N-succinylarginine dihydrolase has product MREYNFDGLVGPTHNYAGLSPGNLASQSHVGESSHPREAALQGLEKMRFVSGLGVGQAVLPPQPRPSLRALRTLGFTGTDEEVITRAAREAEHLLRLTSSASSMWTANAATVAPSTDTADGRVHLTPANLSQMFHRALEADTTHAVLRSIFSDEKHFAVHAPLPPGSHFADEGAANHTRLATPGHAGVHLLAWGRSAWQDVAGPKRFPARQTLEASQALARLHQLDARTVLFPQQHPEGIDAGAFHTDVLAVGNERFLMLHELAFVDHPGLLQVLREKLGPDFRAVVASSAELPPKDAVKAYPFNSQVLTLPDGTMAIVAPIESRETPAARGFLERVVAEDTPVKAVHYLDVRQSMNNGGGPACLRQRVWLTDTERRAIHADVFYTPALHESLAAWVRRHYRDVLRPKDLQDPLFARETMTALDELTRILKLGSVYDFQQ; this is encoded by the coding sequence ATGCGCGAATACAACTTCGACGGACTCGTCGGTCCTACCCACAACTACGCGGGTCTGTCGCCCGGCAACCTGGCGTCACAGAGTCATGTCGGAGAGTCGAGCCACCCTCGGGAGGCCGCGCTCCAGGGCCTGGAGAAGATGCGCTTCGTCTCCGGCCTGGGGGTCGGCCAGGCGGTGCTGCCGCCCCAGCCGCGCCCCTCGCTGCGCGCCCTGAGGACCCTGGGCTTCACCGGCACGGACGAGGAGGTCATCACCCGCGCCGCGCGCGAGGCCGAGCACCTGCTCCGGCTGACCTCTAGCGCCTCCTCCATGTGGACCGCCAACGCGGCCACCGTGGCGCCGAGCACGGACACGGCGGACGGCCGCGTGCACCTGACGCCCGCCAACCTGTCGCAGATGTTCCACCGCGCGCTGGAGGCGGACACCACGCACGCGGTGCTCCGATCCATCTTCTCCGACGAGAAGCACTTCGCGGTGCACGCGCCCCTGCCGCCCGGCAGCCACTTCGCGGACGAGGGCGCGGCCAACCACACACGCCTGGCCACCCCGGGGCACGCGGGCGTGCACCTGCTCGCCTGGGGCCGCAGCGCGTGGCAGGACGTGGCGGGCCCCAAGCGCTTCCCCGCGCGACAGACGCTGGAGGCGAGCCAGGCGCTCGCGCGACTGCACCAGCTGGACGCGCGCACGGTGCTCTTCCCGCAGCAGCACCCCGAGGGCATCGACGCGGGGGCCTTCCACACGGACGTGCTCGCGGTGGGCAACGAGCGCTTCCTCATGCTGCACGAGCTGGCCTTCGTCGACCATCCGGGGCTGCTCCAGGTGCTGCGCGAGAAGCTGGGCCCGGACTTCCGCGCGGTGGTGGCCAGCAGCGCGGAGCTGCCGCCCAAGGACGCGGTGAAGGCATACCCCTTCAACTCGCAGGTGCTGACGCTGCCGGACGGGACGATGGCCATCGTCGCGCCCATCGAGAGCCGCGAGACGCCCGCGGCCCGCGGCTTCCTGGAGCGCGTGGTGGCCGAGGACACGCCGGTGAAGGCGGTGCACTACCTGGACGTGCGCCAGTCCATGAACAACGGCGGCGGGCCCGCCTGCCTGCGCCAGCGCGTGTGGCTGACGGACACCGAGCGCCGCGCCATCCACGCGGACGTCTTCTACACGCCCGCCCTGCACGAGTCCCTGGCCGCCTGGGTGCGCCGCCACTACCGCGACGTGCTGCGCCCCAAGGACCTGCAGGACCCGCTGTTCGCGCGTGAGACGATGACGGCGCTGGATGAACTGACGCGCATCCTCAAGCTCGGCAGCGTCTACGACTTCCAGCAGTGA
- a CDS encoding lysophospholipid acyltransferase family protein, giving the protein MERRVERPPLAKRLKRFLRYLLIRTVLLCLQPLPLGWARALGSRLGGWAYAIAGGERRKALKSLATAFPEKSDAQRQELARASFRHLGAAALEVACTGALDRGLESLVAWPEADRAVLDAALAKGKGVVFISGHVGNWELLARRVARAGYPSQSIAKETTDPRLTKLVERFRERGGVRSIWRGQDGAARAMLRALRAGEILGLLIDQDTKVQSLFVPFFGQLAATPRAAADLAVRTGAAVVTGFCHRVEGGGYRLVMEDVPLPEGEDREAAALVLTAALSARIEAAIRRTPEQWVWMHQRWKTRPPVEATPQALLSGAAPATAR; this is encoded by the coding sequence ATGGAGCGACGTGTGGAGCGTCCACCCTTAGCAAAGCGCCTGAAACGTTTCCTCCGGTACCTGCTCATCCGGACGGTCCTGTTGTGCCTTCAACCCCTCCCCCTGGGGTGGGCCCGGGCCCTGGGCTCCCGTCTGGGCGGGTGGGCCTACGCCATCGCGGGCGGTGAGCGCCGCAAGGCCCTGAAGTCCCTGGCCACCGCGTTTCCGGAGAAGTCCGACGCACAGCGGCAGGAACTGGCCCGCGCGTCCTTCCGTCACCTGGGCGCCGCGGCGCTGGAGGTGGCCTGCACGGGCGCGCTGGACCGGGGGCTGGAGTCGCTGGTGGCGTGGCCGGAGGCGGACCGGGCGGTGCTGGACGCGGCCCTGGCGAAGGGCAAGGGCGTGGTCTTCATCTCCGGGCACGTGGGCAACTGGGAGTTGCTCGCCCGGCGGGTGGCGCGCGCGGGCTACCCCAGCCAGAGCATCGCGAAGGAGACCACGGACCCGCGCCTGACGAAGCTGGTGGAGCGCTTCCGGGAGCGGGGTGGGGTGCGCAGCATCTGGCGGGGCCAGGACGGCGCGGCCCGGGCCATGCTGCGCGCGCTCCGGGCCGGTGAAATCCTGGGGCTGCTCATCGACCAGGACACCAAGGTGCAGTCGCTGTTCGTGCCCTTCTTCGGGCAGCTGGCGGCCACGCCCCGCGCGGCGGCGGACCTGGCCGTGCGCACGGGCGCGGCGGTGGTGACGGGCTTCTGCCACCGCGTGGAGGGCGGCGGCTACCGGCTGGTGATGGAGGACGTGCCCCTGCCCGAGGGCGAGGACCGGGAGGCCGCGGCCCTGGTGCTCACCGCCGCCCTGTCCGCGCGAATCGAGGCGGCCATCCGGCGCACCCCCGAGCAGTGGGTGTGGATGCACCAGCGCTGGAAGACGCGGCCCCCCGTGGAGGCCACCCCCCAGGCCCTGCTCTCCGGGGCGGCGCCGGCCACCGCCCGGTGA
- a CDS encoding LPS export ABC transporter periplasmic protein LptC produces MSRSEPVRLLALCLLVAACSPRRPAEGAPQQPPPQVVLRGARLVSYEGERLTLSGKAESLTYQRSGGDVQATNATLRIPPGTPEQGMSVGTEKGLDISAPNMEGSLASKQLVASGGVVVRTGEGMVVETPRLTYDAVEKGARGNEGVKVRGPAYRLRADRFELSFPDETFTFEGSVETVLGESGRD; encoded by the coding sequence GTGTCGCGCTCCGAGCCCGTCCGCCTCCTCGCCCTCTGCCTGCTCGTCGCGGCGTGCTCCCCGCGTCGCCCGGCGGAGGGCGCGCCCCAGCAGCCCCCGCCCCAGGTGGTGCTGCGCGGCGCGCGCCTGGTGTCCTACGAGGGCGAGCGCCTGACCTTGTCGGGCAAGGCGGAGTCGCTGACGTACCAGCGCTCCGGCGGCGACGTGCAGGCCACGAACGCGACCTTGCGCATCCCCCCGGGGACCCCCGAGCAGGGCATGTCGGTGGGCACGGAGAAGGGCCTGGACATCAGCGCCCCGAATATGGAGGGCAGCCTCGCGTCCAAGCAGCTGGTGGCGTCCGGCGGCGTGGTGGTGCGCACGGGCGAGGGCATGGTGGTGGAGACGCCGCGGTTGACCTACGACGCCGTGGAGAAGGGCGCGCGGGGCAACGAGGGCGTGAAGGTACGAGGGCCGGCGTACCGGTTGCGGGCGGACCGCTTCGAGCTGTCCTTCCCGGATGAGACGTTCACCTTCGAAGGCTCGGTGGAGACCGTGCTGGGAGAATCAGGGCGTGATTGA